Part of the Pedobacter roseus genome is shown below.
TACTGTATCGATAGGTTGCAGATGGTGCGTGATGGCAAAACAGATGAAATCATCGGTCGTGATAAAGAGACGCGGCAGATGATGGAAATCCTTTGCCGTAGAACAAAACCAAATGTAATTTTAACCGGTGATGCCGGTGTGGGTAAAACCGCGCTGGTTGATGGTTTCGCCATTGATATTGTAAACCAGAATGTACCCGAAAGTTTAAAACCTGTTCAGCTTTTTGAGCTCGATTTAGGTTCTTTGATTGCAGGGGCATCTTACAAGGGAGAAATAGAAGACCGTTTAAAAAACATCATTAAAGAAATCAAACAGTTCGAAAAAGCGGTGCTTTTTATTGATGAAATCCATACCTTATTAGATAGTAAAGGACCATTGGGTGCAGGGATCGGTAATTTATTAAAACCTGAGCTGGCCCGTGGCGAAATTACTGTAATCGGTGCTACAACCATTGATGAATACCGCAAAATTATCGAACCCGAGCAAGCCTTCAGCAGGCGTTTTGAGGTGTTGCAGGTAAACGAGCCAAACGAAGAAAGCACCATCAAAATGCTGCAGAAACTTGCTGTAAAATACGAAGAGCACCATACATTAAGCATCGAACCAGATGCTTTGGGCGAATGTGTGCGCCTGGCCAAGCGTTACATGAAAGACAGGCGTTTACCTGATTCTGCCTTCGATCTGCTTGACAGGACCATGGCCGCAATGAAAATGATGAACGATACCTCCGATCAGGTAATCGAAAGTTTGGAAACTGATTTAGAAGCTTTAAATGCAAATACAGAACAATCTGAAGCCGATAAGTTTGCGGATTACAAATGGCTTTTCTCTTTATTGCAGAATAAGTTAAGTCCGGTTTTATTAGGCCGCTTAACCGATGAAACACAGACTGATGCTTTCGAAACAGCCGACGAATATCAGGGGTATATCAACAGTAGTCTCCAGGAATTAAAAAAATACGCTGCAGAAAAAAGCGACCGCATTACCAAGCAGGATATTGCCTCAATTGTAGCCTATAAAACAGGCATCCCGATGGGAAAACTGCAGGCAGGTGAAAAAGAAAAATTGCTCAATATGGAGCAGTACCTTAAAAAACGTGTGGTAGGGCAGGATCAGGCTTTAAAAGCTGTTTCTGATGCCATACTCGAGTCGCGTAGCGGCCTGAACAAAAAAGGGCAGCCCATAGGTTCGTTCTTTTTATTGGGTCCAACCGGAACAGGTAAAACCGAACTGGCCAAATCAATCGCCGAATTCTTGTTTAACGACGAAAAAGCGATGATCCGTTTCGATATGTCAGAATTTAAAGAAGAACA
Proteins encoded:
- a CDS encoding ATP-dependent Clp protease ATP-binding subunit; the encoded protein is MAVTNLSESVKTALHIAQSLAKEYRNEVFTAAHLLKGLMHKDVGLRSFITSIGKDEEYISEWAEVRIDELAKSASFTDTVSGAPEIAVIFEEADNVRIKLGLDLITPVCVLTALAKPGIGFQPDQLKSFPIKEREILDLYVKDEEISRVVSPDKASAGTENKSTGNALYKYCIDRLQMVRDGKTDEIIGRDKETRQMMEILCRRTKPNVILTGDAGVGKTALVDGFAIDIVNQNVPESLKPVQLFELDLGSLIAGASYKGEIEDRLKNIIKEIKQFEKAVLFIDEIHTLLDSKGPLGAGIGNLLKPELARGEITVIGATTIDEYRKIIEPEQAFSRRFEVLQVNEPNEESTIKMLQKLAVKYEEHHTLSIEPDALGECVRLAKRYMKDRRLPDSAFDLLDRTMAAMKMMNDTSDQVIESLETDLEALNANTEQSEADKFADYKWLFSLLQNKLSPVLLGRLTDETQTDAFETADEYQGYINSSLQELKKYAAEKSDRITKQDIASIVAYKTGIPMGKLQAGEKEKLLNMEQYLKKRVVGQDQALKAVSDAILESRSGLNKKGQPIGSFFLLGPTGTGKTELAKSIAEFLFNDEKAMIRFDMSEFKEEHSAALLYGAPPGYVGYEEGGLLVNKIRQQPYSVLLFDEIEKAHPSVFDTFLQILDEGHMHDRLGKEGDFSNSLILFTSNIGSEWIAEQIGKGVIPASNQLMEVMAGHFRPEFLARISEIVPFAPINESNVVRIFEIQLSSLVQSLNKMGIEFEIADDAKKMIALDGFTPKYGARQLSAVIRNLLRRPISKYIISGELKKGSKIVVSKNPEEDKLEWNIIQPEVVTLEQKLS